GGCCATTTCGACCTCCGAACGCGCGCAGGAGGCGGTgatccgccgtcgccgagctcagCTCCCCGACGTCCTATGACACAACCCGACGTTTGCCCAGGACAGCCCGTGGTGGGACACATGGTTCTACGGCGACCACGACCAGTGGCACTGGTTGTGCTTCGCCGCATGTGTGCATGCTCCAGCGCACGAGCCTTCACGCAGGCCCGTGtgaaggcggaggagaaggacaagGAGGAGGCAGGTTGGGTGAGGCACCAAGTTAGCTAGGCTATTTCCAATGACGGAGACAGGCCTAGGCAGTTAGGACTATTGCCCTACAATAGCCTTTGCCGTTCCTTCATACGAAATATGGAAAATTACAAGagcatatcactcaaactagccttCTTGTCTTAGGCGTGACCCATTGCTAGCTTCGCCACTGGCTATTTCCAAGGCATAATGTTCGGAGTTTTGCGAAACTTGACAATTTACCTACTTGCATTGCATGGGTGCGTCGATGCATCTCTCTTCATCAAACTACATGATGAGGGTGAGAAGCGATGCTCATTCCGGAACAGTGGTTCATGTTTATGTTCAAAGCCGAGTAGGCACCGAACTATTTCACCCGCATGTTTGAGAGGTCTGCAGCTGCAGGGAAAGATTCAAAGAGATAGATGGTCTGAGTACAACGCAAGGCCAAACCCAATATCAGAATCATTCCATGTATGCCCTAAAAAACCATTCCTTGTGCGGTCTTGCCGTCTCATAGGGTTGCAGAGCGGACGGGTTTGCGGGCTACAGCGCAGTATAAATCAATCGCTAGTTTAGTGTTAACTTTCCGTCCAGTGGTGACCTAATTCGCTGGTTTTGCGAGATGGCATCCCTACCATCTCGTGTGCCGTTGCCTATGAGTTTGCTATTTGGCGGTTAAAGGTGCCAATATAGACAAATCTGTATGAAGCACGCACCCACCACTTTGCTAGTATTGTCAGTGGGCCAGCCCATCTAACCATTTTAGCATTTTGTTTATCTGAAAAGAACGTCCTGTTATTGGGAAGCTTCCAAAAACATCACAGACCGGTTTAAGCGATGGTTTTCCCTGGTTTTTATAGGATGGGTTTTGTTCCTTTTTGTGTGTTccttttttcttgttttattttatttaattcctcAAGTTTTTTCATCAAATTggcaaacatttttcaaatccgtaatcctttcaaatttgtgaacaattttcaaattgctgatttttttcaaattcactaACTATCATTTAATtcatgaaaaaaattcaaattctcaaactttttcagatgtatgaacttttcaaattcacaaacattgCAAATTTGCAaggattttcaaaatccatgaactttttccaaattcatgacctTTTGAATAttcatgaaccttttcaaatttgtAAGTTTTTAAAAAATTATGAACATCTTTTAGATCCGTGAAGCTTTTTAACATCTACGAACTATTTCAAGTCCACAtttaaaaaaacataaactttttttAAACTGGTGGACTTtttaaaaatatgaacattttctaACTTAATCCAGCAACTGGTTGTTATAGTGAACAACTGAGTAGAAGAAGAGAAATCCGAGAAAAAAAATAAGGGATTGATAGAAAAAACAGATGACCGAGAGCTGGGTCGTGAGGGGACTTGCGGGTGCTACAGAGAGTTTAGTTGGCGCtgatttttctcaaaaaaaatggCGCTGATTAAGAGGTCTCTACTGCCTACCACTCACATACCTTTCTTTAGGAAATTAGAGCATATACAGCCGGGTGCCTCAAACCCGTCTTATACACCCGAGCGGACCGTCCGGTCACTGTTTGGTCACGGAATTTCGACTTAGACGGGCTCCTTAAATGGGCCTCAAATGTCCGGGATgactggcacccctcatatccatccCAAATATGGTGCAGATATGGGGCGTCCAGGCGCGCCCGACACGCCTGCCACGTCGGACCCGACAGCCCGCCCCCACCGCCAATTGCGCTAATTGCATCAATTGCACCAAACCCTTCTTCCTTCCCCCGCCGCCCTCCAATGTTTCTCGCGCCCGAGCCCTCGCCATCCTCCACCCTTGCTCCCCATCTTGGAGCCCTGATGCAAGTGGAGCAAGATGAACAGGACACATTTTGCTCGGAGCAGGCGCTCGACCAGTGATCCGAAGCCATCCGTCATGCTCGGATATTGATTTCATTTTGACTTGTTCGGTTTGTCGAACTATGATTTGCTTTGGCTTTGTTTTGAAATGTTGAATTCAGACAATTTATATCGTTTGATCGACGTACATAGATTGCATGGATTTGAGGATCGGAATTTAAGGTATGTGAATGTTGGGCGCAACATATGATTGGCCAGCAAGCGCTGTCCGCGGACGCGTCCGCGGACGTATAGGGCGGCGGATTTGctaagtccggttgtagatgctctgagGCTTACAAGAAACTGAAGTTTGAACGCCGCAAAGCACATGTTCTGGGAGTTGTCTGGAAACAAAAGTACTTGGTCTGGGACAGGGCAATTCGAACCCTGGCCTTAGCGAGCAATTGGAAAAACATTGGGGCAAATCATCCAACCCCTTGTAAAATGGGATAAATCATCCAACTCCTTGTAAAGTGAGGCAAATCATCCAAGCCTCGGTCTTAGCTGCATCCGATGATGAATAGTAGATCTAAAATAATAATAAATCATTCATATTCTTAAATTTATTTCTGTTTTGAATTTATCTGTTCAACGGGTGCAACTGAGTCTGGGCAGACGTGAACTTCTGCGTGTTCTGTCTTCTCCGTTTCCGTTCTGTGCTCTTGGGAATTGGGAGTACGTACGTAAGAATTAGTAGCAGCGCTGCTCGTTTCGGAAGGAAAGCACCCAATGGCCGACACTATATGTACCTGTGATTttactgaaaaaggctttcgccccgctttataaataaagcaaccatcAAGCACAAAGTATCAAGGTCACAACAACACACCACACACACTCACTCAAAGCCACCGTAGGCACGGTCCAACACAAACACACAGACAAAGAGACCCAAGTTTCGCTGTGGGCATAGCACAACAAGCCCAACACAAGCACACGACGAGACAACAGAAAAACGGCAAGGCGGTGGCGATGACGATGGCAACGAAGATCTAATCTGGTTCCGGAGGTGGTGGGGAAAACGGTGGAGCCATCCGGAGAGCCATCGCGCGAAGTGGTGTACCTGTGATTTTTGGTTTTGAAAGAACGAAAAGAAAAAAAGCTGTTTTACATGTCGGTAGTAGCTATGATCACGATGATCCCATTTTGTCGAACTGTTTTACATGTTCCTTGGCACCGCTGTCGGTCCATGCAATCAACCTAGAAAACAGTCTAAAATACATAAAGAAAAAATGGTGTACAAATTATTGTCTTATGTGCATTAGACAAAATGAAGTAAAAATAAGTCAAAACTTTAGTACCTAAGTATCAATACTAAGAAAAAGGAAGGGTTGATTTGCAACAATAGATGTCTTTCACATACAACTAGCAAAAAATGATTTCCTTTTTGACTAGCAGTTCCTAAAAATATatacttcaatgtaaaaaaacttgagaaccaatctgtggttggataGTAAGAGCCATATGCCGGCTCtatttctcgaaggtgctcataggggtaggatgtgtatgagagcttgcgtctgtactgtgttaaaaaatattttaaaaacttGTGGTtctttagtttattatttttaattttaattCTTATATTTTTTACTTTTTCAAAGTTGTTTTCTTATACTTTGTACCTTTTCTGAGTTCTCTTGTTGCCGAGGCATAGTTCTTGCACCTACTAGAGAAACTAGAAGAATTATGGAAATGGTCAAACAGAAGGTTAAAGCCGGTTGCTAAATGAATCCCAATTTGTTGAACATTGTTTATAAGACCATGTTCTACTACTTGGTTTGATCTCGTAGTCCAAAGAATCACATACCATACATATATGGGATAGTAGTCATTAGTGAAAAAACTATAGTTATGCAAATGAGTAACGTGAATCGATCTCCAACAGTCATCATTCTTATCTTTAGACCATTATGAGCCATTACGAACATCACAGTGAATATGATCGAAACCTAACTAGTTAACTTCTAATTAGAATGCATCATATCAAAACACTGCGGCTTCTTTGATTGACAGGATAGGAAAAATGGAGGAATtgaaaaaaaaaaacagaaacgtgGCAATGGGATAGGAGGACATGTGTGAAACAGATGATGGGAAAAAAGGGAACTCGGGAAAATTAGGGCCCTTAATTTGCAGGAAGAGAGATACCACGAGAATTGTAATGGTGTCCATTATCAGCTCAAAACTCTACTTTTGCTGCAATTATTTGCTTGATTCAATCATTCAATGTGTACACAGGAATATAAAAATAACAATTGGGTGGAATTTTTCCAGTAATTGTAGTTGGCGAATTTTCGATGTAGGGGAGGTGGCAAACGAACTACTTTGATGGCAGTTTTAGTTGTAAAACGAGATCAAACTGCGGCAGATTTAAAATGAAAATTGCCTTCTCGGGGAGAAACGGCCACCTCTCCGGACTCCCTCACAACTAAAACTCCCAGGGAATCGTTTGCAAATGCCACCCTCCCTGTCGAACGTTCGCCAGCTAAGGGGGGTCATTATTTACTTCTCCATTTGAGATGAGACCGAAGGAAGAAAAAAACCTCTGGTTTTCCATCTATCTATTCTTGTGAATCAAAGGGGTGAATACCAGTGTTGCAGGAAAAATTCATACCCCTCTAATTTTCCTCCAAATCAATGAAAACCACATGTGATCCGTCCGTACAAGTTCATCAGTGATTCCTTCCTCCCAAATCTGCCCAATACTTGCACACATATATGGGCCGACAAAGCTATGGTCTAGCTAGAAAGATAGGTCACTGTTCTGTTATGCGCTTTTGGGAGTAGTAGCTTTGCTCGTTTCGGCAGGAAAGCATCCAATGCCCGGCATTCTATGTATCTGTACCTTTGGGTTAAAAGAAAAGAAAGCTATGGTTGATAAGACAAAAGAAAAGAATGCCTTAATAAGGAAAAAAAGCTACATACACACATGTACATATATGGACCGCGAGCAAGCTAGATAGTGATCTAGCTAGAAAGGTAGATCGACAGTTTTGTTCGGTGCTTTTTGGGAGTAGACGTTTTTGGCGGGAAAGCATCCAATGCCCAGCATTGTATATACATCTATCCCTCCgtaacttaatataagacattttttgacactgcCACGGTGTCAAAAAACATGTTATATTAAGTTACAGAGGGAGTGTTATGTGTGCTTTTGGGTTGAAAAGAAGATAATGGAGAGTCCTTATATACATCTGTCCTTTAATTTCTGTCCGGTGGTCGTACAAATATTTCCTCAGCAAACAAATCGAGCTGCATCTTCTGGTCCTCTTAGAAATACGAAATGATCTCCACGTGCACAAGTATCTCTCATGCATGTAGACGCATACTCATCCTGCTAACACGGCAAGCGTCTACAGGTTGAAGGACAATTTGGGACACCACACATGCATATGCTACTGGATAATGCAGTAGCATATACACATCCAGACAGGATTTCGCGAGACCAACCCAAATCCTTTGACATGTAGACGCTTGCCGTACTTACAGCAGGGGCCATAATTTTGTCGGCACGGTGAACAGACACTCGCTCGAAAAAGAACTTGCCATACGTAACTTTACCCATCTAGCAAGCAAAGGGAGAGGAAGCGAGTTCTAGCAAAGAaaaagcaagagagagagagagagagagagagagagagagagattaaagagAGCTCTATTTTCTTCCAGTACAACGTGGATAGAACTAGGCGTGGACACAAAGCTCTCAGCTCATGAGCTTAATGAGTGCTCGATAGCTAGCTTCTAAATGAATCAAGCAAATCATTGGTTTTAGCTCAGCTTAACGAACGAGCTAACGAGTTTCACATTAAGCTAGTTATAGCAAAACACCACATATTCTTTTCTTAAGTTACACCATCTCATGGCAGCGTAGCTCACCTATTCCATCTAATCAACCCAATCCAGCCCATAGGAGTTCAATGTATGGTTACTTCCAGAATCTAGCATATAATTTTGTCGCCAAATTGTTGAAGAATTTGGATTCATGTTAGATATTTGCGGTAATGCCTGTTAACTAGCGCTCACGGGTGCTCGCCAGCTTAACAAGCTTCGGACAACAAGCTTACCGAACATAGCGAGCACGAGCTTAATGAGCTGAGTAGCTCGTGAACTAGTACTAATTAAGGGCATGTACGTACAATGTTCAGAAGATAGGCTTCTCTTGATCATCCCCGTCATCTAGTCTAGAGATGAAAATAAATAGCATGTTTTACGTTAGTATATGACTAAGAGATGACATTTAGGATATGGAACCAAAATTTTGTTTTATCTTCAGTTCTAAGAGATCATTTTTTAGTTAAGAGTAATAAGGAAATCACGACTATTTTTTCATTTCTCTCTGTCTTAcaagatactccctccatcccaaaataagtgacgtgggtttagttcaaatttgaactaaacttAAACTAAACTCActtcacttattttgggacggagggagtagtaattatcCTATACGTGGCATCATCACTAAACGAAAGAAGACTGTGATATCATCCCGTTTTAGGTGCACTACTAATGAAGACTCCACATGCTCCAGAGGGCCCACCGACATTCAGCCTTTACCTATTTCTCTCCGAACCTTTGCCTCATTTGCTCCGTTGTCTATTTAAGAGAGGAGAAGGATGATGAGTTAAACCACAAACCAAAGAAACCTCCACTAAACCCTACACAAGGAAGGTGGAGCACAAGACGAAATCAGAGTAACCAGGTATCGATCGATCCGACAactccctccttccctctcccTACTATTGTGATGTTCACCTTCTAACATAAATTATATACACTATTGTGACAGTGATATAGACTATGGCTTCACCATTTTGTGGCATCTCCACATGCGGCATCAATGCCGCCGCTCCTACCGTATTCTCCACCAACAAGGCGCTTTCCCTGGTTTCGCCCACATTTGTTCCACTTGCCCAGGAAATCAGGCCTAGGAGAAGGTGCAATTTCAGAGTAAACGCCGCAAAGGAACTGCATTTCAACAAGGATGGGTCAGCTATGAGGAAGCTGCAAGTGAGTTGTACAATATAATCACCCTTAGTTAAATAATGCTACTATATATCGTCTATGTTGTTCCGTCTTTTTGGTTTTAGATGCCAATTTCTGATTGCATATTTGCCTATCAGAATGGAGTGAATAAGCTCGCAAACCTGGTTGGAGTTACTCTTGGTCCAAAAGGACGGAATGTTGTCCTTGAGACCAAGTACGGGCCACCTAGAATCGTTAATGATGGTGTTACGGTAGCAAAAGAGGTATGTGTCATTACGGTTTATTCTTACCATGCAATCCTAATGTAAGTTGAATCTTTGCTATGAACTTTTGTCATTGTTGGCTATCAACCAGGTTGAGCTCGAAGACCCTATCGAAAATATTGGAGCTAAATTGGTTAGGCAAGCCGCTGCTAAGACAAATGACTTGGCTGGTGATGGTACAACCACATCAGTCATCCTTGCTCAAGGGATGATCACTGAGGGTGTTAAGGTACACCAATACAAATATCTTGTGTCTTGTCTTTTATAGCATAATTATTTTATATATTCGATTCGGTAAATAATGTTAGATTTGTTTACTTTCTCCAGATTGTAGGTGCTGGTGCTAATCCAGTACAGATTGCCCATGGTATCGAGAAAACAGCCAAAGCGCTAGTCTATGAGCTCCAAAAGATGTCCAAGGAGGTTTAGATTTGCTAATCCATTGTTCAGTTCCGAAAATACATTCATTCTGAATTCTATATCACATTTCCTCTATCATCCTATGATAAATACTCGACCAATCTTGTAATGCAACAAGAAAATGCATCAGATTAATTATAGTAACTTCTGCTCCCTATGCTAATTATGAATGGAGCAGATGACTCACCCCTAGGCCCTAACTACCATTCATGAGATGTTAGCCCACTGTTATCATTTTCAGGAGCCTCAATCCTCATTTGAATCTcatatattaattttcaaaggGAGTATCCTCTATTTAAAATTCAAATTTGCCAAGTTGCATTAAATACTGCAGGTCAAAGATAGCGAACTTGTCGATGTTGCTGCTGTAAGTGCTGGAAATGATTATGCAATTGGTAACATGATAGCTGATGCTGTGAGCAAGGTTGGGCGACATGGGGTAGTCACGCTCGAAGAAGGAAAGAGTTCTGAAAACAGCCTCTATGTGGTCGAAGGGATGCAATTCGACCGCGGCTATATTTCTCCCTACTTTGTGACCGACGGTGAAAGAATGACAGTGGAGTATAACAATTGCAAGGTCTGTCGCACATTGTCTTGGCAGTTCGTCTACTTGTTTCAGTTACCACAATCTCCATGAGTTATGTGCTCTTAAGCTGATATGTTTATAATATTGCTCAGCTCCTTCTCGTGGACAAGAAAATTAACAGCGCCAAAGATCTCATCGCTATTCTAGAGGATGCTATTACGAGTGGATATCCAGTTCTAATAATTGCAGAGGACATTGAGCAGGAAGCTCTTGCAGCCCTCGTGCTCAACAGGCTTAGAGGCTCACTACAGATTGCTGCTATAAGAGCCCCTGGTTTCGGGGAGCGCAGGAGTCAATACCTCGATGACATCGCCACTCTGACAGGAGGTGGGCTTGATGTTTGGTGCGATGCGATCATGCGATGCATCCCGTTGTGATATTTGTTCAGTTATAGCGGTCATTCTTCATGTAGGCACTGTAATCAGAGACGAATTTGGAGTGCCACTACATAAAGCAGACAAAACTGTCCTAGGAACTGCTGCCAAGGTTGTAATTACTAAGGATTCAACAACAATAATTGGAGATGGTACTACACAAGAGGAAGTAATCAAAAGGGTGACACAAATCAAGAACCAGATTGAGGTCTGTATATTGTGGACTTGATATTCTTCGTTTCCATATCCTATATAATTGTCGAATCATATATATGTTCTAGTTTTTCTCACGGCTCTTCTCTGTTTATCGAGTCTCTTTTGGATGCTCCATTTTTCCAGTATGTATAGTTCACTTAGCTTGTCCCGCGCAAGTGTGTGTCTCACTTAAGTGTGGATGAAAATACCCTGACTAAAATTTCATTCcgaaactttattttttttcagGCTACTGAACAAGAATATGAAAAAGAAAAGCTAAACGAGAGGATAGCCAAATTATATGGTGGTGTTGCTATCATTCAGGTACAGCCGATGTTCATGCTGAGATATCTATTGATGTACTAGGCAACAATTCCAGAAATACACCCAGTAGTGCACTTTTTAGGTTGCATTAGCAGAATATAATAGCTATAACATAATACATCTTGGTTTGTAGGTAGGAGCACAGACTGAAACCGAGCTGAAGGAAAAGAAACTGAGGGTTGAAGACGCGCTGAATGCAACAAAGGTAATGTTTTCTCCCGGTTCAATTCCAATTGATTTTTGGGATTTGTGTACCTGTGCGAATTCAGAGGGCCTTCTAGAGAACTGTGCTTTTTTCCGAAAAGGAGGATTACCCATGGCCTCTGACTGTAGAACTGTGCTGATTTTACTTCTAATTACAACATAATCTATATGTACTCATTCCTACGATAATTGACTACTTCCCTTGTGGACAGGCGGCTGTTGAGGAAGGTATTGTTGTCGGTGGTGGATGTACCCTTGTAAGGCTTGCATCAAAAGTTGATGCAATTAAACAAACCCTTGAGAATGATGAACAGAAGGTATAAAACAAAGTGAATGAGATCCTCATTCGCAAAGCTTCACTGTTAGAGTCCTGTCTTTAGTTCAAGGTGTTGTTTTCTTCCATCCCAACGAGCTAATCCCCTCTTCGTATTTTCAAGGTTGGGGCTGAAATTGTAAGGAAGTCCTTGAGTTATCCACTCAAACTGATTGCAGAAAATGCTGGCATTAATGGCAGTGTAGTTATTGAGAAGGTTCGGAACTCAAATTTGTTCTCAAGTATGCATTTGATATTCAGCAACTTACGTATAACTAATTTGAACTTGCCTTCATCCAGGTCCTTGCCATTGACAACTCCAGGTATGGTTATAATGCCGCCACTGGAAAGTATGAGGATTTGATGGCTGCTGGTATCATTGATCCAACCAAGGTATGTGCTTGCAGAAGCAATGTTCTCTTTGACCACGCCATATAACCGATACTCTCATATGAGGATGCTATGGTACACTTTTTTCATGTAAGCCAATGTACCTGAAAATCCTAGAGTCCATTATGTTTTGTCGGGAAATGGCGATTCAATGCTTTTCCTAATTGTATATATAACTATGCTGAGACATTAAGCATGGAACCCATAAATTTTGGGGTGACCAGTTTGATAAGACCTTTCGAAGAGAGATTCTATGTCCCTCCTTATTCACAATCAACTAGTTTCTTTACCCTCCTTTCTGTGCATAAGCATCAAGCTCAAACAAACATTAACTGGATTTTGCGCAAACAGGTGGTGAGGTGTTGCTTGGAGCATGCTGCATCGGTGGCGAAAACTTTCATCATCTCTGACGCTGTTGTCGTCGACATAAGGGCGCCTAAGTGTGCACCTGTTGTGAACCCAATGTGCGGTTCAGGTATACAGAGACAATCTGCTCATCATCGTCTGCTACTTACTCAGGAATCAATATGGTCTTACTAACTTGTTTTCATTTTTTGTACAGGTTATGGATTCTAATTTAGGACAAGAGCTATGCATTCCTGTGCCTCGGCAGCATGCTATATCAGAGGCGGAACTACTGTGTTATGTTTTGAGAAATAAATTTGTTACTTGCTGTTGTGGCGAGTCAAAGCCGCAATGAATAGTTTGTTTTACAGTCCTAAAAGTGAATGATGAAGTTGCACGGAATATTCTAGCTACATAATATTCACAGTTGTTCCTTTCGAGCATTTGTTCCTTAACTGAGCGTAGGCTTGTGGTAATGATGATGTTCCATATATGGCTTTGATACACTCTTTGCATGAAAGGTTTCGTAATATTCACAGTTGTTCCTTTAATTTTGTGCATTTGTTCCTTAACTGAGCGTAGGCTTGTGGTAATGATGATGTTTCATATCTGGATTCGTTAGACTCTTTGCATGGAAGGTTTCGCGCCACAGTGGTGCGACTTGATTGCTAGGTTCCTCATAAGCGGTAACATGGCGAATTGGTGATTAAAGTCAATGATGATATTGGTCATTGCTTTCAGACTAGAAGGGTCCGAGGCAGTGTGATCCAATGTCTCCCATCATTTTCAATCTTGTCGCTAACATGTTAACTATCCTCATTGCACATGGGCTAACAGAGATGGGCAACTTAGTAGACTTACGCATCTCGTAAATGGTGGTATAACCATTCTTCAGTGTGTCGATGACACTTCCATATTCATGGAATCCGACATGATGAAAGCAGCGAATGTGAAACTCGTTTTATGCATTTTGAGCAACCTTTTggtctaaaaaaagaaaaatttcatAAAAGTGAGATATTCTGCTTCGGTCAGGCTAAGGAGATTGAGGACAAATATGACTTAGTTGGGTGCAAGTCATGATTTTTCCCATTCCATTACCTTGGTACCCCTGTTCATTTCTGGAAACTCTCGAGTAAGAAATGGAAAAGGATAGAAGACCGGTTTGAGAAAAAAAATGATAGCTGGAACGGTGAGTTGTCATATGGAGGACGACTTGTTCTTATCAATGCATTGCTCACCAGTCTACCAATGTTTTGTCCTTTGAAATAAATAATGGGGTGAACAGATTTCGTTTTCTCTGGCTACGTGGTGAGCGTAAGAAGAAATATCGATTAACCAAGTATGGCATTATTTGCAGACCAAAGGACCAGGGTGATCTTGGAGTGGATCTGGAATCCAAAATAAAATGTTTGTTCAAGCTTATAAATGAAAATGTAGTCTGGCAGGAGTTGCTTCAACAAATATCCGCATTCAGAAACTGTCTCAAGTGACAGTAAGACCGGCAAATTCACCATTCTCGAAGGGTCTATTAAAAGCCAAGGAAGACTTTTTTTTAGTAAGGGCTCATACTTAGTTGCTGATGGACGAGCACTAGGTTAGCCAGCAGTGCCCTTCTCTGTATAACATTGTGCAATGGAAACATGATACTTTTCACCAGACTCTTATCAGGTGATAAAGGAACTGATTGGTTACACATAGTCCAGTCGTTCGTTGATGTTAATTTATTTCATATCGAAGTTGAAAGTCCCGCTAAGGGTTAAGATATTCTTTTGGGCCTGTGTAGAGGGGTGGTCTTCTTAACTAAGGATAATTTAGTGACGCGTAACGGGAATGACAGCACAAAATATTGTAAAAAAAGTTAATATGACATCTGATATATGGCAAAGAGCAAAAAACGAAAACAAGGACGAAAAATGTTTTCAATACTCTTGACTAACATATCAATGCAGAGTAAGTCTAAGTCTATTCTAAAGCCACAATATTCAGAGTTCCCTGAAACTTGACAGTTACCTGGGTGCACAGATGCATCTTTCTTCAGCGAACTGCACAATGACGGTGAGAAGCAATGCTCATTCGGAACACTGGTTCATGTTTATGTTCAGAAGGATCATTTAGAAGATTGTACAATCTTAACGGCTACTGATGACAGTGTTTTCAGTGGTCGCAGCGAGCACCATCAGGTGACCCGTATGAGCATAACCACCATGACGAACATGCAGGTCATCAGAAAGATGAGCAACCACTGGAAGCAGGTTGTCTTGGAGGCCAGCGAGTAGACCTCAGAGGCTCGCGCCGTTGCGCTACCGGTGCTCGCCAAGCTATGTTCCATGGCTCTCTCATTGGAATGAAGGATCTGCATCAGTAGTACCCAGCAAGTGAGCTCTCTCAGTAAAAATCCAGCAGAAAGGGAGCAGAGGGAACTTCATCCACATAAGAAACAATTAATTCCACAAGGCAACAGAAAAACCTACCTTCACTGTATCTTGCACGGATTGGTTCACTACAAGGCTACTTTCCTTCAGCTGACGTGCTAAGTCAACCATTTCGTCTATCAGACTATCTTGCAGGTCCCTGTGCAGTTAGGAGATCCAACATAGTAAGAAGATAGCCACCCAGTATAACTATTTGTTCATCTCATACAACCCTGAATGTCACATGCTTAGGCCTTAAAACATCACAAGAAAATGGTAATG
Above is a window of Triticum aestivum cultivar Chinese Spring chromosome 6B, IWGSC CS RefSeq v2.1, whole genome shotgun sequence DNA encoding:
- the LOC123133243 gene encoding ruBisCO large subunit-binding protein subunit beta, chloroplastic-like; its protein translation is MASPFCGISTCGINAAAPTVFSTNKALSLVSPTFVPLAQEIRPRRRCNFRVNAAKELHFNKDGSAMRKLQNGVNKLANLVGVTLGPKGRNVVLETKYGPPRIVNDGVTVAKEVELEDPIENIGAKLVRQAAAKTNDLAGDGTTTSVILAQGMITEGVKIVGAGANPVQIAHGIEKTAKALVYELQKMSKEVKDSELVDVAAVSAGNDYAIGNMIADAVSKVGRHGVVTLEEGKSSENSLYVVEGMQFDRGYISPYFVTDGERMTVEYNNCKLLLVDKKINSAKDLIAILEDAITSGYPVLIIAEDIEQEALAALVLNRLRGSLQIAAIRAPGFGERRSQYLDDIATLTGGTVIRDEFGVPLHKADKTVLGTAAKVVITKDSTTIIGDGTTQEEVIKRVTQIKNQIEATEQEYEKEKLNERIAKLYGGVAIIQVGAQTETELKEKKLRVEDALNATKAAVEEGIVVGGGCTLVRLASKVDAIKQTLENDEQKVGAEIVRKSLSYPLKLIAENAGINGSVVIEKVLAIDNSRYGYNAATGKYEDLMAAGIIDPTKVVRCCLEHAASVAKTFIISDAVVVDIRAPKCAPVVNPMCGSGYGF
- the LOC123133244 gene encoding uncharacterized protein isoform X2; translation: MVDLARQLKESSLVVNQSVQDTVKILHSNERAMEHSLASTGSATARASEVYSLASKTTCFQWLLIFLMTCMFVMVVMLIRVT